In Deinococcus fonticola, the following proteins share a genomic window:
- a CDS encoding M20/M25/M40 family metallo-hydrolase produces MTTPDLAAHVERGLTDLRDLVALQSVSAQGRMLNETAAAVSRLLEAEGFRVQAFPGEVAPILLAEAGEGPFTLLIYNHYDVQPEDPVELWHSPPFTLTERDGRLYGRGASDDKGELASRLAAVRAVKEQHGGQLPIRIKWLIEGEEEVGSPSLVQFVETHQAQLQADGCWWEFGGLRDDGRPVISLGLKGIIAVELRCKLADSDLHSSLGAVVDNPLYRLARAVASIRDDQGHILIPGFHDSVREPTPADLAALETIDSGEKHLKDTFGLKRVFAEGTEYAYRTNFKPIVNVNGWGGGYQGQGSKTVLPAEGFVKLDFRLVPDQDPAHIVHLLRAHLDAQGLQDVEIVELEAHQKSARSDMTAPFVQACISAARDVHGEPVVHPSAGGSGPMHPFTDTLGVPCVAAGIGNSAGRVHAPNENIVKEHFVKGVAFGVELIGRLGKGG; encoded by the coding sequence ATGACCACACCTGACCTGGCGGCGCACGTCGAACGCGGCCTGACTGACCTTCGTGACCTGGTGGCGCTGCAAAGCGTGTCCGCGCAGGGTCGCATGCTGAACGAAACTGCCGCCGCCGTCTCGCGCCTGCTGGAAGCCGAGGGCTTCCGCGTGCAGGCGTTCCCCGGTGAGGTCGCGCCCATCCTGCTGGCCGAAGCCGGGGAAGGGCCGTTCACGCTGCTGATCTACAACCACTACGACGTGCAACCCGAAGACCCCGTCGAACTGTGGCACAGCCCGCCCTTTACCCTCACCGAACGCGACGGGCGACTGTACGGCCGTGGGGCCAGCGACGACAAGGGCGAACTGGCCTCGCGTCTGGCCGCTGTCCGCGCCGTCAAGGAACAGCACGGCGGGCAGCTTCCCATCAGGATCAAGTGGCTCATTGAAGGTGAAGAGGAAGTCGGCAGCCCCAGCCTGGTGCAGTTCGTGGAGACGCACCAGGCGCAGCTGCAGGCCGACGGCTGCTGGTGGGAATTCGGCGGCCTGCGCGATGACGGGCGGCCCGTCATCAGCCTCGGCCTGAAGGGCATCATCGCCGTCGAGCTGCGCTGCAAACTGGCCGACAGTGACCTGCACAGCAGCCTCGGGGCCGTCGTCGACAACCCCCTGTACCGCCTCGCCAGGGCGGTTGCCAGCATCCGCGACGACCAGGGCCATATCCTGATCCCCGGCTTCCACGATTCTGTGCGCGAACCCACGCCCGCCGACCTCGCGGCCCTGGAGACCATCGACAGTGGCGAGAAACACCTGAAAGATACCTTCGGCCTGAAGCGCGTCTTCGCCGAAGGAACCGAGTACGCCTACCGCACCAACTTCAAACCCATCGTGAACGTCAACGGCTGGGGCGGCGGCTACCAGGGCCAGGGCAGCAAAACCGTGCTGCCCGCCGAGGGCTTCGTGAAACTCGATTTCCGCCTGGTGCCGGATCAGGATCCGGCGCACATCGTGCACCTCCTGCGCGCTCACCTGGACGCCCAGGGCCTGCAGGACGTGGAGATCGTCGAACTCGAAGCCCACCAGAAATCCGCCCGCAGCGACATGACCGCCCCCTTCGTCCAGGCGTGCATCAGCGCCGCCCGAGACGTTCACGGCGAACCCGTCGTTCACCCCAGCGCGGGCGGCAGCGGCCCCATGCACCCCTTCACGGATACCCTCGGTGTGCCCTGCGTGGCGGCGGGCATCGGCAACAGCGCCGGCCGCGTCCACGCCCCCAACGAGAATATCGTCAAGGAGCACTTCGTGAAAGGCGTGGCGTTCGGCGTGGAGTTAATCGGGCGCCTGGGGAAAGGGGGGTAA
- a CDS encoding DUF2268 domain-containing putative Zn-dependent protease (predicted Zn-dependent protease with a strongly conserved HExxH motif) — protein MAGLWQRAQAELHQPYDHNAWFFGSVDRQLPRWAGYALGYELVQRFFAATGGDAVMHVNTPAETFAGAWAG, from the coding sequence ATGGCCGGGCTCTGGCAGCGGGCACAGGCCGAACTGCACCAGCCCTACGACCATAACGCCTGGTTTTTCGGCTCGGTGGACAGGCAGCTTCCCCGCTGGGCCGGGTACGCGCTGGGCTACGAACTGGTGCAGCGCTTCTTCGCCGCCACGGGCGGGGACGCCGTAATGCACGTGAACACCCCCGCCGAAACCTTTGCAGGCGCCTGGGCGGGGTAA
- a CDS encoding serine/threonine-protein kinase produces the protein MTDPERIPSGYRLIRSIGRGNTSQVYLATTQEGREVALKLPHPETVKVHESAERFGNEVRLTLKFRHPHIVQGFGGTPFGQQAFLAIQYFPLGALSEQLVLRQGRKLELPEALRILADIAGALAYLHKNGAVHQDVKTQNVYVNPQGRAALGDLGNTYFMAQGGKVSGSPYYMAPEIYHGENSSSASDVYSLAVMMYELLTGQRPFSGGSYEELMVAHLTRFPTPLSHLSPLVPRPVSRLVEQGIAKRPQDRPSADSIYRALLDALGEKPDDEEEEEAHTPATYQPGRHGTAPRGATPPGSPPATPSSEPKKSSRGWNPFKKKS, from the coding sequence TTGACTGATCCTGAACGCATCCCTTCCGGCTACCGTCTGATTCGTTCCATCGGGCGGGGCAACACCTCGCAGGTGTACCTGGCGACCACCCAGGAGGGCCGCGAGGTGGCCCTGAAGTTGCCGCACCCGGAAACAGTGAAAGTCCATGAGTCCGCCGAGCGGTTCGGTAACGAGGTCAGGCTGACCCTGAAGTTCCGGCACCCGCACATCGTGCAGGGTTTCGGCGGAACGCCCTTCGGCCAGCAGGCTTTCCTGGCGATTCAGTATTTCCCGCTGGGGGCCCTGAGTGAACAACTGGTGCTGCGCCAGGGCCGCAAGCTGGAGTTGCCGGAGGCCCTGCGCATCCTGGCGGACATTGCCGGGGCGCTGGCCTACCTGCACAAGAACGGCGCGGTGCATCAGGATGTCAAAACCCAGAACGTGTACGTGAACCCGCAGGGCCGCGCGGCATTGGGGGACCTGGGCAACACCTACTTCATGGCGCAGGGCGGCAAGGTCAGCGGCAGCCCCTACTACATGGCCCCGGAGATCTACCACGGCGAGAACAGCAGCAGCGCCAGCGACGTGTACAGCCTGGCGGTCATGATGTACGAGCTGCTGACCGGACAGCGGCCCTTCAGCGGCGGCAGTTACGAGGAACTGATGGTCGCGCACCTGACGCGTTTCCCCACGCCGCTCTCGCATCTGAGCCCGCTGGTGCCCCGACCCGTCAGCCGCCTGGTCGAGCAGGGTATCGCCAAGCGCCCGCAGGATCGGCCCAGTGCCGACAGTATTTACCGCGCCCTGCTGGACGCCCTGGGCGAGAAACCCGACGACGAGGAAGAGGAAGAAGCGCACACGCCCGCCACGTATCAGCCGGGCCGTCACGGCACTGCCCCACGCGGCGCCACCCCGCCAGGCAGCCCCCCGGCGACGCCGTCCTCAGAGCCCAAGAAGAGCAGCAGGGGCTGGAACCCCTT
- a CDS encoding SGNH/GDSL hydrolase family protein, with the protein MTRTFQCFVALGDSVTEGIGDAVAGFPQMGAHDALALRLKALNPDLKYVNLARRGLLSSEILATQLEEAMALQPDLVSIIAGANDLLMRRWHPEQFEQDFGRLLGAFPAATERLTMTLPNFSIPIGMPASMTLRFERQWTQANEIIRRLARQHDALLLDVGADTAFHHADVWSADRVHPNARGYALVMQDMLELLGLP; encoded by the coding sequence ATGACCCGCACTTTTCAGTGTTTTGTGGCCCTGGGTGACAGCGTGACCGAGGGCATCGGCGACGCGGTCGCGGGCTTCCCGCAGATGGGCGCACACGACGCGCTGGCCCTGCGCCTCAAGGCACTCAACCCTGACCTGAAGTACGTGAACCTGGCCCGGCGCGGCCTCCTGAGCAGTGAAATTCTGGCGACCCAACTGGAAGAGGCCATGGCCCTCCAGCCCGATCTGGTCAGCATTATTGCCGGGGCCAATGACCTGCTGATGCGCCGCTGGCACCCCGAGCAGTTCGAGCAGGACTTCGGTAGGCTGCTGGGCGCCTTTCCGGCCGCCACCGAGCGCCTCACCATGACCCTGCCGAATTTCTCCATTCCCATCGGCATGCCCGCCAGCATGACCCTGCGCTTCGAGCGGCAGTGGACACAGGCCAACGAGATCATCCGTCGCCTGGCCCGGCAGCACGACGCCCTGCTGCTGGATGTCGGCGCGGACACCGCCTTTCATCACGCCGATGTGTGGAGCGCCGACCGCGTTCACCCCAATGCCCGTGGGTACGCGCTGGTCATGCAGGACATGCTGGAGTTGCTGGGCCTGCCTTGA
- a CDS encoding bifunctional metallophosphatase/5'-nucleotidase — protein sequence MNTRRLLPLVSALLLGSAGAAPFTMTVLHTDDLHGHLDPVKIGENTYGGYARQTTLIKQYAASDVNPLVLSGGDTFQGTLFYNVYQGLADVLFMNYQGYQAMAVGNHEFDNGPEALARFAQKAQFPLLASNIDVSTEPLLKDLIKPYAVLNVGGEKIGVIGAVTPDLPLISSPGPNVKMLELMASLKNSADALSAQGINKVVLVSHLGYSVEQQVAAAVPGIDLIVGGHSHTLLGTFDNKDFPKSEGPYPTVVQNPDGNKTLLVAAWEWGKVLGRIKVTFNDAGAVDSWEGNPIPVSKDIAEDDTSRRMIATLSVPIANLRQQVVGNTGTGLNGNREVVRKRESTMANVLADAALAAAQPAGAQLAFVNGGGVRAGIDQGPITFEEAITVQPFGNSLSVLDLTGAQIRAALEHGVATWSENKGQFLHVSKGVSYTFDLSKPAGSRVTAVTLNGQPLVDSQTYKVAMNNFTAGGGDGFTMFQGAKRLDTGTLDVDILVNYLKANPTLSAQNEGRIVIVNEPAAK from the coding sequence GTGAACACGAGACGACTGTTGCCTCTGGTTTCCGCCCTGCTGCTCGGCTCGGCTGGCGCCGCTCCCTTCACCATGACGGTGCTGCACACCGACGACCTGCACGGTCACCTCGACCCGGTGAAAATCGGCGAGAACACCTACGGCGGGTACGCCCGGCAGACCACCCTGATCAAGCAGTACGCCGCGTCCGATGTGAACCCGCTGGTGCTGTCGGGCGGCGACACCTTCCAGGGCACGCTGTTCTACAACGTGTACCAGGGCCTGGCGGACGTGCTGTTCATGAACTACCAGGGCTACCAGGCCATGGCGGTGGGCAACCACGAGTTCGACAACGGCCCCGAAGCCCTGGCGAGGTTCGCGCAGAAAGCGCAGTTTCCGCTGCTGGCCAGCAACATCGACGTGAGCACCGAACCCCTGCTGAAAGACCTGATCAAGCCCTACGCGGTGCTGAACGTCGGCGGCGAGAAGATCGGCGTGATTGGGGCCGTGACCCCGGACCTGCCCCTTATCAGCAGCCCTGGCCCGAACGTGAAGATGCTGGAACTGATGGCCAGCCTCAAGAACAGCGCCGACGCCCTGAGTGCGCAGGGCATCAACAAGGTCGTGCTGGTCTCGCACCTGGGCTACAGCGTGGAGCAGCAGGTGGCCGCTGCGGTACCCGGCATCGACCTGATCGTGGGCGGGCACAGCCACACACTGCTGGGCACCTTCGACAACAAGGACTTTCCCAAGTCCGAAGGGCCTTACCCGACCGTCGTGCAGAACCCCGACGGCAACAAGACCCTGCTGGTCGCCGCCTGGGAGTGGGGCAAGGTGCTGGGCCGCATCAAGGTCACCTTCAATGACGCCGGCGCGGTGGACAGCTGGGAAGGCAACCCCATTCCCGTCAGCAAGGACATCGCCGAGGACGACACCAGCCGCCGCATGATCGCCACCCTCAGCGTGCCGATCGCCAATCTACGCCAGCAGGTCGTGGGCAACACCGGCACCGGCCTGAACGGCAACCGCGAAGTCGTGCGCAAGCGCGAAAGCACCATGGCCAACGTCCTGGCCGACGCCGCCCTCGCCGCCGCGCAGCCCGCCGGGGCGCAACTGGCCTTCGTGAACGGCGGGGGGGTGCGCGCCGGCATCGACCAGGGCCCCATCACCTTCGAGGAAGCCATCACCGTGCAGCCCTTCGGCAACAGCCTCAGCGTGCTCGACCTGACCGGCGCACAGATCCGCGCCGCGCTGGAACACGGCGTCGCCACCTGGAGCGAGAACAAGGGCCAGTTCCTGCACGTCTCCAAGGGCGTGTCCTACACCTTCGACCTGAGCAAACCCGCCGGCAGCCGCGTGACCGCCGTGACCCTGAACGGCCAGCCCCTGGTGGACAGCCAGACCTACAAGGTCGCCATGAACAACTTCACGGCCGGCGGCGGCGACGGCTTCACCATGTTCCAGGGTGCCAAACGCCTCGACACCGGCACGCTGGACGTGGACATCCTGGTGAACTACCTGAAGGCCAACCCCACCCTGAGCGCCCAGAACGAAGGCCGCATCGTGATCGTCAACGAACCCGCCGCTAAATAA
- a CDS encoding DUF2268 domain-containing putative Zn-dependent protease (predicted Zn-dependent protease with a strongly conserved HExxH motif), with the protein MTPELEAELRSVTQDALGWHAARLELDGVDVALLVDPHWDIPELGLVGYAPQGHFVQLMVNPGNPNFERLWRRELPLHLGHELHHAKRWQGVGYGRTLLEALVSEGLAQHENI; encoded by the coding sequence ATGACGCCTGAACTTGAAGCAGAGTTGAGGTCAGTCACCCAGGACGCCCTGGGCTGGCACGCGGCGCGGCTGGAGCTTGACGGGGTGGATGTGGCGCTCCTGGTCGACCCGCACTGGGATATTCCGGAGCTGGGCCTGGTGGGATACGCGCCGCAGGGCCACTTCGTGCAGCTGATGGTCAACCCCGGCAACCCGAATTTCGAGCGTCTGTGGCGCAGGGAACTGCCCCTGCACCTGGGCCACGAACTGCACCATGCCAAACGCTGGCAGGGCGTCGGCTACGGGCGCACGCTGCTGGAAGCCCTCGTCTCGGAGGGCCTGGCGCAGCACGAGAACATTTGA
- a CDS encoding antibiotic biosynthesis monooxygenase family protein, translating into MITVMNRIFVKPEFAEQFEERFRTRAGLVDSMPGFVRNEVLRPTRAGDPFIVLTYWDNMGAFTAWTESDAFKQGHARSGSLPREAFSGPNVLEIHEVIGQGAQ; encoded by the coding sequence ATGATCACTGTCATGAACCGCATTTTCGTGAAGCCCGAATTTGCCGAGCAGTTCGAGGAACGCTTTCGCACCCGCGCCGGACTGGTGGACAGCATGCCGGGCTTTGTGCGTAACGAAGTGCTGCGCCCCACCCGGGCCGGCGACCCGTTCATTGTCCTGACCTACTGGGACAACATGGGCGCCTTTACCGCCTGGACGGAATCGGACGCTTTCAAGCAGGGCCACGCCCGCAGCGGCAGCCTGCCCCGCGAAGCTTTCAGCGGCCCCAACGTGCTGGAAATCCACGAGGTGATTGGGCAGGGTGCCCAGTAA
- a CDS encoding M14 family metallopeptidase has translation MTIQEAVPVAQLKFPHYHTYDELTQYLEDVARDHPTLARLSSMGKSYQGRDLWVLTLTNTESGPDSEKPGYWIDANIHAGEVTGGAAALWTIEHLLSHYGQDSADGRQATELLDQHALYIAPRLSPDGVEAFLTTPMQVRSSLRPYPFEDEREGLYPHDIDGDGRILQMRVPDPKGPWKVSEKDPRLMRRRTFQDSGAQEAGEQFYQVYGEGLIRDYDGYTVKAAPTQYGLDLNRNFFFDWGPEGQQRGAGPYPASEPETRALADFFARHPNINGAQSYHTYGGVILRPYSGRADDTLPTHDLRVFKQMGQGGTDLTGYPHTSVFHGFRYDPKEVLRGGLFDWFYDSLGIFAFATELWDVVAAAGIGEEKGGVLTRDFIEWGRDHPEEDDLKLLKFNDEQNLGGFEPWRRFEHPQLGAVEIGGWDYRTFWGVAPLKFLEEIADKNARFTLAHAGANPRLNWKVVDVRPQEGGLYHLVAVLENTGFLPTYTSARAMERQAVQPIRVKVQGGRLLSGEATQEIGQLEGRSAVQGGFAPTFARQEQKLEWVIRGEKGSKVTLEAAGQRAGVARAEVELG, from the coding sequence TTGACAATCCAGGAGGCTGTTCCTGTGGCGCAACTGAAATTTCCGCATTACCACACTTACGACGAGTTGACGCAGTACCTCGAGGACGTGGCGCGAGACCACCCCACGCTGGCGAGGCTGTCCAGCATGGGCAAAAGCTACCAGGGCCGCGACCTGTGGGTGCTGACCCTGACGAACACCGAGAGCGGGCCGGACAGCGAAAAACCCGGCTACTGGATCGACGCGAACATCCACGCCGGCGAGGTCACGGGCGGCGCGGCGGCCCTGTGGACGATCGAGCACCTGCTGAGCCATTACGGCCAGGACAGCGCCGACGGGCGGCAGGCCACCGAACTGCTGGATCAGCACGCCCTCTACATCGCGCCGCGCCTCTCACCGGACGGGGTGGAAGCTTTCCTGACCACGCCCATGCAGGTGCGCTCCAGCCTGCGCCCCTACCCTTTCGAGGACGAGCGCGAGGGCCTCTATCCGCACGACATCGACGGGGACGGCCGCATTTTGCAGATGCGCGTGCCCGACCCCAAAGGCCCCTGGAAAGTCAGCGAGAAAGACCCCCGCTTGATGCGCCGCCGCACCTTTCAGGATTCCGGGGCGCAGGAGGCGGGGGAGCAGTTTTACCAGGTGTACGGCGAGGGCCTGATCCGCGATTACGACGGCTACACCGTGAAGGCCGCGCCCACGCAGTACGGCCTGGACCTGAACCGCAACTTCTTTTTCGACTGGGGCCCGGAAGGGCAGCAGCGCGGCGCGGGGCCCTACCCTGCCAGCGAACCCGAGACCCGCGCGCTGGCGGACTTTTTCGCCAGGCACCCCAATATCAACGGCGCACAGTCGTACCACACCTACGGCGGCGTCATTTTGCGCCCGTACAGTGGCCGCGCCGACGACACCCTGCCCACCCACGATCTGCGCGTGTTCAAGCAGATGGGCCAGGGCGGCACGGACCTCACCGGCTACCCGCACACCAGCGTGTTTCACGGGTTCCGCTACGACCCCAAGGAAGTGCTGCGCGGCGGGCTGTTCGACTGGTTCTACGACTCGCTGGGCATCTTCGCGTTTGCCACCGAGCTGTGGGACGTGGTCGCGGCCGCCGGCATCGGCGAGGAGAAAGGCGGCGTCCTGACCCGCGACTTCATCGAGTGGGGCCGCGATCACCCCGAGGAAGACGACCTGAAACTCCTGAAATTCAACGACGAGCAGAACCTGGGGGGCTTCGAGCCCTGGCGCCGCTTCGAGCACCCGCAACTGGGCGCGGTGGAAATCGGCGGCTGGGATTACCGCACCTTCTGGGGGGTCGCGCCCCTCAAGTTTCTGGAAGAGATTGCCGATAAGAACGCCCGCTTCACGCTGGCGCACGCCGGGGCGAACCCGCGCCTGAACTGGAAGGTGGTGGACGTCAGGCCCCAGGAAGGCGGCCTCTACCACCTGGTCGCCGTGCTGGAAAACACCGGCTTCCTGCCCACCTACACCAGCGCCCGCGCGATGGAACGCCAGGCCGTGCAGCCCATCCGCGTGAAGGTACAGGGAGGCAGGCTGCTGAGCGGCGAGGCCACCCAGGAGATCGGCCAGCTGGAAGGCCGCAGCGCCGTGCAGGGTGGTTTCGCGCCCACCTTCGCCAGGCAGGAGCAGAAACTGGAGTGGGTGATCCGGGGCGAAAAAGGCAGCAAGGTCACGCTGGAAGCCGCCGGGCAACGCGCGGGCGTGGCGCGGGCAGAAGTCGAACTCGGCTGA
- a CDS encoding ribonuclease HI, whose amino-acid sequence MNHAYVDASWQEQSDGSGLGGWGMVLLRPGQLPVRFQGLLDSPDNNAAELRAVLEAVRAAPAGEALTVHTDNQAVIACVARGRGPQLLADATRELLDEAEQRGLHLHARYAPRTGRHMLSAHALANDARRGSGGGPHLPQTDVLIEQRPAQPEARVSLRRNTDQGGTERVTTLVNLDFTADLPPSAQALLAAISLAQPGEAILVRRASRVAQALWQKPERALRPAVHAQLSTARQEAQAKAVQVDFLGNS is encoded by the coding sequence GTGAATCACGCTTACGTGGACGCCAGCTGGCAGGAGCAGTCCGACGGCAGCGGCCTGGGCGGCTGGGGCATGGTGCTGCTGCGGCCCGGCCAGTTGCCCGTCCGCTTTCAGGGCCTGCTGGACTCGCCCGACAACAACGCCGCCGAGTTGCGCGCGGTGCTGGAAGCCGTGCGGGCCGCGCCGGCTGGCGAGGCGTTGACTGTTCACACCGACAACCAGGCGGTCATTGCCTGCGTGGCCCGTGGGCGCGGCCCGCAGCTGCTGGCCGATGCCACCCGCGAACTGCTGGACGAAGCAGAGCAGCGCGGCCTGCACCTGCACGCCCGCTACGCCCCGCGCACCGGGCGGCACATGCTCAGCGCCCATGCCCTGGCCAACGACGCCCGCCGGGGCAGCGGGGGCGGGCCGCACCTGCCGCAGACCGACGTGTTGATCGAGCAGCGGCCCGCCCAGCCGGAAGCCCGCGTGAGCCTGCGCCGCAACACCGATCAGGGCGGCACCGAGCGCGTCACCACCCTGGTGAACCTGGACTTTACGGCTGACCTGCCGCCCAGCGCCCAGGCGTTGCTGGCGGCCATCAGCCTGGCGCAGCCGGGCGAGGCCATCCTGGTGCGCCGCGCCAGCCGCGTGGCCCAGGCGCTGTGGCAAAAGCCCGAACGCGCCCTGCGCCCGGCTGTTCATGCCCAGCTCAGCACCGCGCGGCAGGAAGCGCAGGCCAAAGCCGTGCAGGTGGACTTCCTGGGCAACAGTTAA
- the pyrE gene encoding orotate phosphoribosyltransferase encodes MSELDVLDLYKQTGAFHEGRFLLASGRQSPFFLQSTTLLQHPRAMMQVGAAMARKVMEAGLTPDFVVGPAMGGVTLAYEVARQLSEAQPDIRGIFAEKDGMGGMKLREAFSIRPGETFIATEDVLTTGGSLLRAVKAVEAHGGKCIGLCTIIDRRQETGPLHGYPLMSLKELYFDTYAPHEVPDWLAERPLQEI; translated from the coding sequence ATGAGTGAGCTGGATGTTCTGGATCTGTACAAGCAAACCGGCGCCTTTCACGAGGGCCGCTTTCTGCTGGCCTCGGGCCGTCAATCGCCGTTCTTCCTGCAGTCCACGACGCTGCTGCAGCACCCCAGGGCCATGATGCAGGTGGGCGCGGCCATGGCCCGCAAGGTGATGGAAGCGGGCCTGACCCCGGATTTCGTGGTCGGCCCGGCCATGGGCGGCGTCACCCTGGCCTATGAGGTGGCGCGGCAACTCTCGGAAGCGCAGCCGGACATCAGGGGAATTTTCGCCGAGAAAGACGGCATGGGCGGCATGAAGCTCCGCGAGGCCTTCAGCATTCGCCCCGGCGAGACGTTTATTGCCACCGAGGACGTACTGACCACTGGCGGCAGCCTGCTGCGCGCCGTGAAGGCCGTCGAAGCGCACGGCGGCAAGTGCATTGGTCTGTGCACCATCATCGACCGCCGCCAGGAAACCGGGCCGCTGCACGGCTACCCCCTGATGAGCCTCAAGGAACTGTACTTCGACACCTACGCCCCGCACGAAGTTCCGGACTGGCTGGCCGAGCGGCCGCTGCAAGAGATTTAA